The DNA segment CAAATCTTGGTTTGAAATTTAATACTTTAATTAAATTCTGATCATTATAATTTATTGTTTTGGCAGAGAAGATCGCGTACACGCCTTTCCTTCCTGAATTTAAAATTTTATATCCGTTGGAGGTACTTAGCAAAACAACACAATTCTTGGTATCGCCATCTGGATCAATATACATTTTGACAACGTTGCCAGAACTGTCTTTTGGATATTCCAGATTGACCAAATAATCCTGTTTTCCATCCTGATTGAAATCGGCTTTATAGATTGGTTTTAGATTTTCTTTCGCAATTATTTTTCTAAAAGATTTAATCGAATCAATGAAGTTTTCACCGGTCCAAAAATCTGTTTTTAATACCAGATCCTTGTAATTTTTATCAGCATGAATAATTTCTAATATTTGTTGGTCTGTCAGATCTTTTTTCTCACACGATAAGATCAGAAACAGACCCAAAAACAGAATAATGAATTTCATAGTTAAATTATAGAAAAGAAAGATACAAATTTAAACAAAGCAAAAAACCTCACGTTTCCGCAAGGTTCAATTATAATTAATTACTTGTGTTCTCATCAACACATTATCTCATCAACACATCATCAAATCAAATCTTCTCATTCTTAATCTCCTCCACAATCTCTGGATTCAAAAGTGTAGAAGTATCTCCGAAATTAGCAAAATCACCTTCCGCAATTTTTCTCAAAATACGACGCATGATTTTGCCGGAACGTGTTTTCGGCAAGGCAGAAACAAACTGAATTTTATCCAGTTTTGCGATCGGTCCTATCGTATCTGAAATCACTCCGTTTATTTCTTTTCTCAAATTATCTTTATCACGTTCCTCACCGCTGTCTTTCAGCATTACGAAACCATACAGCGCACTTCCCTTCACATCGTGCGGATATCCAACGATCGCAGATTCTGCCACAGCTGGATGTTGATTAACACTATCCTCAATGGGTGCAGTTCCCAAATTATGACCGGAAACAATGATCACGTCATCAACACGTCCGGTGATTCTGTAGTAACCAACTTCATCTCTCAAAGCGCCATCTCCCGTAAAATATTTTCCAGGGAAAGCCGTGAAATAAGTTTCTTTATATCTTTGATGATCTCCCCAAATCGTACGCGCAATTCCGGGCCACGGAAAACGAATACAGAGATTTCCATCAACCTGATTTCCGGTAATTTCGTTACGTTTATCATCCATTAAAACGGGCTGAATTCCCGGCAAAGGCAACGTCGCGTAAGTCGGTTTTGTTGGCGTGATAAAAGGCAAAGGCGAAATCATAATTCCACCCGTTTCAGTTTGCCACCAAGTATCAACAATTGGACATTTTTTCTTGCCAACATGATCGTTATACCAATGCCACGCTTCATCATTGATCGGTTCACCAACGGATCCAATCACTCTTAAACTAGACAGATCATGTTTTTCCACCCATTCGTAAGATTCTTTTGCCAAGGCACGAATTGCGGTCGGAGCCGTATAAAATTGAGTTACTTTATGTTTTTCAATAACTTTCCAGAAACGATCGGGTTCAGGATAAGTCGGAACTCCTTCAAAAATAACGGTCGTCGCACCATTTGCCAACGGTCCGTACAAAATGTAGGAATGTCCCGTGATCCAGCCGATATCCGCCGTACACCAGTAAATATCATTCTCTTTATAGTTGAAAACATTTTTAAAAGTATAAGCAGTGAAAACCATAAATCCTGCCGTCGTATGCAACATTCCTTTCGGTTTTCCCGTCGAGCCGGAAGTATATAAAATAAACAAAGGATCCTCCGCATCCATGATCACTGAAATAAAATCAGAAGGGGCTTTGTCATAAAGTGGAGCCAGCCAAATATCCCGTCCTTTTTTCATTTTCACTTCGCCGCCAGTTCTTTTCACCACCAAAACTTTTTCAACAGTCGGACATTTATCTACGGCTTCATCGATGATTCCTTTCAAATCAATGGATTTTGCACCACGGAAACTTCCATCGGAACAAATGATCACTTTCGCACCACAATCATTCACTCTGGATTCTACAGCATTGGCAGAAAATCCCGCAAAAATTACGGAGTGAATCGCACCCAATCTCGCACAAGCCAACATCGTAACCGCCAGTTCCGGAATCATCGGCAGATAAATACAAACCCGATCGCCTTTCTCCACGCCTAAATCACGCAGCACATTGGCCATTTTGCAAACGCGATCGCGCAACTCTCTGTACGAAATATGTTGCGCCTCTTCTTTCGGATCATTCGGTTCAAAAATAATCGCCGTTTTATCGCCACGTTCATTCAAATGCCGATCAATACAGTTTTTGGTGATGTTCAGTTTTGCATTTTTAAACCACTCAATTTTCGCATTTTCCATATCGTAAGAAACCACTTTCGACCAGCGTTGGTACCACACAAAATTTTCATCAGCAACCTTATCCCAGAATTTTTTCGGGTTTTTAATCGATTTTTTGTACTGTTTAAAATAGTCCGGCAAATCGTCTATCACATAATTTTTCATAATATTTTATTTTTTTTAATTCTAATTTTATTCAGGAGCCAGGAACCTGCTATCCGCTCATACTCCTCACGCCCAAGCTTTTCCCAACGCCTGTTGTGGGGTAACCGCTTCTATCAGGGCTAGTTAGTCGCGGAGATTGTTTTTTAAAGTTACTTTAAAATTTACAGATAGCATTAATTTAATATGTACAAAATAAAATTATCATTTTTTAAATAATTATAGTCGCTTTTGGAAATTGCTCATAAACGTCATTATAATAGTCATTTGTGTAATTTAATAGAGAGCAGATAGTGTTTTTTTTTCTCTTTCATCACCCCAAATGAAAAAATCAATTTTTCATTTCAAAATAAAATTATATCTTTGCATCTAATGAAAAGAACATTTCCATTAGACAATTTACATAAAGGCAGTAATGCCGATATTCACGATATTTATTAGCAAAACGAAGCTCCATTGGCTTCGTTTTTTTTTGATTTAAAAACTAAAATTATGCTCAGAACTGCCGACTTATCCGTAGAAAAAATCAACAAATTGCTTCAGGAAGCCGACGAATTTTCCAAAGGGAAAGTTTTGAAAGCCAAAACTGAAATTTATGTTTCCAACCTATTTTTTGAAGACAGTACCAGAACAAAAACAAGTTTTGATGTCGCTGAAAGAAAGTTGGGACTCAATGTTGTTCCCTTTGATGTTTCTGCAAGCTCTGTAAATAAGGGAGAATCTTTATATGATACGGTTAAAACGCTGAAAAGTATTGGAGTTGATCTTTGTGTGATCCGACACAAAAAAGAGAAATTTTATGATGATTTTAAAGGAATTGATATTTCTATCATCAATGGTGGTGATGGTACTGGAAATCACCCATCGCAGAATCTTTTAGATTTAATGACCATTGAGCAGGAATTTGGCAAATTCACAGGACTGAAAGTTGGTATTGTAGGTGATATTAAACACAGCAGAGTTGCAAATTCTAATGCAGAAGTTTTAAGAAAGCTCGGAGCAAAAGTGTATTTCTCTGGACCGGAACAATGGTTTGACGAAGGCACGATAATTAACGGAACTTATCTGTCAATAGACGATTTAATTAAAGAAGTAGATGTTTTAATGCTATTGAGAATTCAACATGAAAGACATGATAGTGATGAGAAACTAAAGTTCTCTACAGAAAAATACCACCGACAATTCGGTTTAACAAAAGAGCGGGAGCGCGCAATGAAGAAGAATGCAATCATTATGCATCCGGCACCTATCAACAGAGGTGTAGAGATTGATGATGAGTTGGTAGAATGTAAACGTTCCAGAATTTTCAAACAAATGGAAAATGGGGTCTTCGCAAGAATGGCCATACTGAAAACCGCTTTGGAAACAAAAGGATTTGAATTCGTAGAAAAAAAGTAAGAATAAAAAATATAAATGAAAAAGAAATTAGTATTAGAATCTGGAGAGGTTTTCCATGGCAATGGTTTCGGAGCCGATCAGGAAATTGAAGGCGAAGTAGTATTCAATACGGGAATGACGGGTTATCAGGAATTAATTTCTGATCCTTCCTACTGCGGACAAATCGTTTGCATGACCTATCCTTTGATCGGAAATTACGGAATTAACCGTGATGATTATGAGAGTATAGAACCCGCAATTAAAGGTCTAATTGTAAAAGAAGTTTGCGATTTTCCATCGAATTTCCGAAACCAAATGACGTTGAGTGAGTTCTTTCAAAAAAGAAATCTTTCCGGTATTTCCGGAATTGATACCAGAAGATTAACACGTATCATTCGTAACTCAGGGAGTGTTAAAGCTAAGATTGTTAATGAAAACGCAGATGAGAATTCAGTTATAGCTAGCTTAAAAAACACCGAATTTAATACCGATCAAGTGGCACGAGTATCAACAAAAACCGCTTACGCAAGTCCTGGAAGAGGTTTGAAAGTTGTTTTGGTAGACTTCGGTTCAAAATTGGGAATTTTAAGAGAACTTACTCAAAGAGATTGCGATGTT comes from the Chryseobacterium sp. SNU WT5 genome and includes:
- the acs gene encoding acetate--CoA ligase, producing the protein MKNYVIDDLPDYFKQYKKSIKNPKKFWDKVADENFVWYQRWSKVVSYDMENAKIEWFKNAKLNITKNCIDRHLNERGDKTAIIFEPNDPKEEAQHISYRELRDRVCKMANVLRDLGVEKGDRVCIYLPMIPELAVTMLACARLGAIHSVIFAGFSANAVESRVNDCGAKVIICSDGSFRGAKSIDLKGIIDEAVDKCPTVEKVLVVKRTGGEVKMKKGRDIWLAPLYDKAPSDFISVIMDAEDPLFILYTSGSTGKPKGMLHTTAGFMVFTAYTFKNVFNYKENDIYWCTADIGWITGHSYILYGPLANGATTVIFEGVPTYPEPDRFWKVIEKHKVTQFYTAPTAIRALAKESYEWVEKHDLSSLRVIGSVGEPINDEAWHWYNDHVGKKKCPIVDTWWQTETGGIMISPLPFITPTKPTYATLPLPGIQPVLMDDKRNEITGNQVDGNLCIRFPWPGIARTIWGDHQRYKETYFTAFPGKYFTGDGALRDEVGYYRITGRVDDVIIVSGHNLGTAPIEDSVNQHPAVAESAIVGYPHDVKGSALYGFVMLKDSGEERDKDNLRKEINGVISDTIGPIAKLDKIQFVSALPKTRSGKIMRRILRKIAEGDFANFGDTSTLLNPEIVEEIKNEKI
- a CDS encoding aspartate carbamoyltransferase catalytic subunit → MLRTADLSVEKINKLLQEADEFSKGKVLKAKTEIYVSNLFFEDSTRTKTSFDVAERKLGLNVVPFDVSASSVNKGESLYDTVKTLKSIGVDLCVIRHKKEKFYDDFKGIDISIINGGDGTGNHPSQNLLDLMTIEQEFGKFTGLKVGIVGDIKHSRVANSNAEVLRKLGAKVYFSGPEQWFDEGTIINGTYLSIDDLIKEVDVLMLLRIQHERHDSDEKLKFSTEKYHRQFGLTKERERAMKKNAIIMHPAPINRGVEIDDELVECKRSRIFKQMENGVFARMAILKTALETKGFEFVEKK
- the carA gene encoding glutamine-hydrolyzing carbamoyl-phosphate synthase small subunit translates to MKKKLVLESGEVFHGNGFGADQEIEGEVVFNTGMTGYQELISDPSYCGQIVCMTYPLIGNYGINRDDYESIEPAIKGLIVKEVCDFPSNFRNQMTLSEFFQKRNLSGISGIDTRRLTRIIRNSGSVKAKIVNENADENSVIASLKNTEFNTDQVARVSTKTAYASPGRGLKVVLVDFGSKLGILRELTQRDCDVTVVSHDITAEEILLMNPDGIMLSNGPGDPQDVKGATEMIQKLLGKVPVFGICLGHQLIALASGAKTFKLKFGHRGGNHPVLDLKTNKVAITSQNHSYAVDQESLKNTDLEETHIALNDRTNEGVKHKLYPCFSVQHHPESSPGPEDSNYLFDEFIEMMEQFKVKDSSI